One Plantibacter sp. Leaf314 DNA segment encodes these proteins:
- a CDS encoding cell wall metabolism sensor histidine kinase WalK has protein sequence MTTGAPAADPAATTVGSVHPKRAPWTLRRRLMVVVVGLLALGSVVVGVASAVAVSGLLTEGVDNQLTKAAERIVDYGRNGQLSTPDAVPDSELPGGYGGGGGGTREPPAFIGAPGLGPGALGAIVVDGTIVNAGYLNADGSTVPCTESQDAMILTVSAGGRPSTIDLGAYLGEYRVVAVTDASGATRVIGLPLSEVTSTVMQLVTLIAIMSVVVLLLAGLAAFAIVRYSLRPLDRVVATAAVVAELPLDRGEVALAVRVPDSDTDPRTEVGRVGSAINRMLGHVSSALNARQASENKVRRFVSDASHELRTPLASIAGYSELAARRSDTLPDDVTHSLGRIRSEAGRMTTIVEDLLLLARLDEGRELAKRPVDLTELVIHTVGDAHVAGPGHVFELDFPEEPVLVTGDASRLQQVIVNLLANARTHTPAGTTVRTGLAIESGPGGELAVLTVADDGPGIDQALQPNLFERFVRGDDSRSRATGSTGLGLAIVHAVVTAHHGSVSVESVPGRTVFRVELPAAAAPAGPVRAGE, from the coding sequence GTGACCACGGGCGCCCCAGCCGCCGACCCGGCAGCGACGACCGTCGGCTCCGTCCACCCGAAGCGCGCGCCCTGGACCCTGCGTCGACGCCTGATGGTCGTCGTCGTCGGGCTGCTCGCGCTCGGCAGCGTCGTCGTCGGCGTCGCGAGCGCCGTGGCGGTGAGCGGCCTCCTCACCGAGGGCGTCGACAACCAGCTCACGAAGGCCGCCGAGCGGATCGTCGACTACGGCCGGAACGGTCAGCTGTCCACCCCCGACGCGGTGCCGGACTCGGAGCTGCCCGGCGGGTACGGCGGCGGGGGCGGCGGAACCCGCGAACCTCCGGCCTTCATCGGCGCCCCGGGGCTCGGGCCCGGGGCGCTCGGAGCGATCGTCGTCGACGGCACGATCGTGAACGCCGGCTACCTCAACGCCGACGGCAGTACCGTCCCGTGCACGGAGAGCCAGGATGCGATGATCCTGACGGTCTCCGCCGGTGGCCGCCCATCCACCATCGACCTCGGTGCCTACCTCGGCGAATACCGGGTCGTCGCCGTCACCGACGCGAGCGGCGCGACGAGGGTCATCGGGCTTCCGCTCTCCGAGGTCACGTCGACGGTCATGCAGCTCGTCACGCTCATCGCGATCATGAGCGTCGTGGTCCTCCTCCTCGCCGGCCTGGCCGCGTTCGCGATCGTCCGGTACTCGCTCCGCCCGCTCGACCGGGTCGTCGCCACGGCCGCCGTCGTGGCGGAACTCCCGCTCGACCGTGGAGAGGTCGCGCTGGCCGTCCGGGTGCCGGATTCCGACACCGACCCGCGGACCGAGGTCGGCCGCGTGGGTTCGGCGATCAACCGCATGCTCGGCCACGTCTCCTCCGCGCTCAACGCACGGCAGGCGAGCGAGAACAAGGTCCGCCGGTTCGTCTCCGATGCGAGCCACGAACTGCGGACGCCGCTCGCGTCCATCGCCGGCTACTCGGAGCTGGCCGCCCGGAGGTCCGACACGCTCCCCGATGACGTGACGCACTCGCTCGGCCGCATCCGCTCCGAGGCCGGCCGCATGACGACGATCGTCGAGGACCTGCTGCTGCTGGCGCGTCTGGACGAGGGACGGGAGCTCGCCAAGCGCCCCGTCGACCTCACCGAACTCGTCATCCACACGGTCGGCGACGCCCACGTCGCCGGTCCCGGGCACGTCTTCGAACTCGACTTCCCGGAGGAGCCCGTGCTGGTCACGGGGGACGCGTCGCGCCTGCAGCAGGTGATCGTCAACCTGCTGGCGAACGCGCGGACGCACACCCCGGCCGGGACGACCGTGCGGACGGGGCTCGCGATCGAGAGCGGTCCAGGCGGCGAGCTCGCGGTCCTGACCGTCGCGGACGACGGGCCGGGGATCGACCAGGCCCTCCAACCCAACCTGTTCGAACGCTTCGTGCGCGGCGACGACTCGCGGTCACGGGCCACCGGGAGCACCGGCCTCGGGCTGGCGATCGTGCACGCCGTCGTGACCGCACACCACGGTTCGGTCTCGGTCGAGAGTGTCCCCGGGCGGACGGTGTTCCGCGTCGAGCTGCCGGCTGCTGCGGCTCCGGCTGGGCCTGTCCGAGCGGGGGAGTGA
- a CDS encoding phosphoribosylanthranilate isomerase: MWVKVCGLSEPSSVAAAVEAGADAIGFVFAPGSPRTVEPEIVASLVADVPEHVLTVGVFRRQSVEEVSRIAGEAGVQAVQLHGDEPPEAFHELQAMGWRTLRATSAVRYASQNAAERAAFAEELLLLDAPDPGAGKTFDTIALTANPPTRTWILAGGLTPANVAGLVAELRPWGVDVSSGVESSRGVKSPELIRSFVHAARTARAV, encoded by the coding sequence ATGTGGGTGAAGGTGTGCGGACTGTCGGAACCGTCGAGCGTCGCGGCGGCGGTCGAAGCGGGGGCCGATGCGATCGGGTTCGTCTTCGCGCCCGGATCGCCCCGCACCGTCGAGCCGGAGATCGTCGCCTCGCTGGTGGCCGACGTCCCCGAGCACGTGCTCACCGTCGGGGTGTTTAGGCGGCAGTCGGTCGAGGAGGTCTCGCGCATCGCGGGTGAGGCCGGGGTGCAGGCGGTCCAGCTCCACGGCGACGAACCGCCCGAGGCGTTCCACGAGCTGCAGGCGATGGGGTGGCGGACCCTCCGGGCGACCTCGGCCGTGCGCTACGCGTCCCAGAACGCCGCAGAGCGCGCCGCCTTCGCGGAGGAACTGCTCCTCCTCGACGCACCCGACCCGGGCGCCGGCAAGACCTTCGACACGATCGCCCTCACCGCGAATCCGCCGACCCGCACCTGGATCCTCGCCGGCGGTCTGACCCCGGCGAACGTCGCCGGTCTCGTCGCGGAACTCCGCCCGTGGGGGGTCGACGTCTCGAGTGGGGTCGAGTCGTCGCGCGGGGTGAAGTCCCCCGAGCTCATCCGGTCGTTCGTGCACGCCGCCCGCACCGCCCGGGCGGTCTGA
- a CDS encoding DUF5684 domain-containing protein, giving the protein MRRSVDRDDDEERTTVIDTILLAADDNGRAAIEFMNAPANVFGGIIGYVLFVASVWGMFEKSGRAGWTALIPIYNWYVVVKLAGFTGAATILYFIPLVNIVFGWVVGWHIGKQFDKSTVFRVFGLILFQLIGFFILSYGSDRFLGKQADRS; this is encoded by the coding sequence ATGAGGCGGTCGGTCGACCGCGACGACGACGAGGAGCGCACCACCGTGATCGACACCATCCTGCTCGCCGCGGACGACAACGGTCGTGCCGCCATCGAGTTCATGAACGCCCCCGCCAACGTCTTCGGCGGCATCATCGGCTACGTGCTCTTCGTCGCATCCGTGTGGGGCATGTTCGAGAAGTCCGGTCGCGCGGGCTGGACCGCGCTCATCCCGATCTACAACTGGTACGTCGTCGTGAAGCTCGCCGGCTTCACGGGCGCGGCCACGATCCTCTACTTCATCCCGCTCGTGAACATCGTCTTCGGCTGGGTCGTCGGATGGCACATCGGCAAGCAGTTCGACAAGAGCACCGTGTTCCGCGTCTTCGGACTCATCCTCTTCCAGCTGATCGGATTCTTCATCCTCAGCTACGGCTCGGACCGCTTCCTCGGCAAGCAGGCCGACCGCTCCTAG
- a CDS encoding AAA family ATPase, which translates to MLQTLAIAGYRSIRDTVLPLHGLDVVTGSNGSGKSNLYRALRLLASAGDGDVVGSLARDGGLSSTLWAGPEHVQHAAVDGGTPIRGTRRSGPVSLLLGFATDTLGYLVDLGIPQPSCTLFGRDPEIKREQIFAGALAKPSSLLVDRQGPAVRVRDGSWRPAGRALGVSESILTEFSDADATPEVLRIRSQVRGWRFYDQFRTDRDAPARVPQVGTRTPVLGHDGSDLAAAVQTIIESGGADRLDAAVDEAFPGSRLRVRADDAVFRLEFEQPGMLRPLSAGELSDGTLRYLLLVAALLTPRPPELMVLNEPETSLHGELLPHLASLITAASADTQLIVVSHARPLIDAMLEAGDVHEHRLVKQLGETLVADQGLLSTPPWAWPSR; encoded by the coding sequence ATGCTGCAGACACTCGCCATCGCCGGGTACCGGTCCATCCGCGACACGGTGCTGCCCCTGCACGGTCTCGACGTGGTGACCGGATCGAACGGCTCCGGGAAGTCCAACCTCTACCGCGCGCTCCGACTCCTCGCGAGTGCGGGCGACGGCGACGTGGTCGGGTCCCTCGCCCGGGACGGCGGGCTCTCCTCGACCCTCTGGGCGGGGCCCGAGCACGTGCAGCACGCCGCGGTCGACGGCGGCACCCCGATCCGCGGGACGAGACGCTCGGGTCCGGTCAGCCTCCTCCTCGGCTTCGCGACGGACACCCTCGGCTACCTCGTCGACCTCGGCATCCCGCAGCCCTCCTGCACCCTGTTCGGTCGCGACCCCGAGATCAAACGGGAGCAGATCTTCGCCGGCGCGCTGGCCAAGCCGAGCAGCCTGCTCGTCGACCGACAGGGGCCGGCGGTCCGCGTCCGTGACGGGTCCTGGCGGCCGGCCGGCCGGGCGCTCGGGGTGTCGGAGAGCATCCTCACGGAGTTCTCCGACGCCGACGCGACGCCCGAGGTCCTGCGCATCCGGAGCCAGGTCCGCGGTTGGCGGTTCTACGACCAGTTCCGGACCGACCGCGATGCCCCGGCCCGGGTCCCGCAGGTCGGCACCCGCACCCCGGTGCTCGGGCACGACGGATCGGACCTCGCGGCCGCCGTGCAGACGATCATCGAGTCCGGTGGTGCCGACCGACTCGACGCCGCCGTCGACGAGGCCTTCCCCGGCAGTCGACTCCGGGTGCGCGCCGATGACGCGGTGTTCCGCCTGGAGTTCGAGCAGCCCGGCATGCTCCGGCCCCTGTCGGCCGGCGAGCTGTCCGACGGTACGCTCCGCTACCTGCTGCTCGTCGCGGCGCTCCTCACCCCGCGCCCGCCGGAGCTCATGGTGCTGAACGAGCCGGAGACCAGTCTCCACGGCGAGCTCCTGCCCCACCTCGCCAGCCTCATCACCGCGGCGAGCGCCGACACCCAGCTCATCGTCGTCTCCCACGCCCGCCCACTCATCGACGCGATGCTGGAGGCCGGCGACGTGCACGAGCACCGCTTGGTGAAGCAGCTCGGCGAGACCCTGGTCGCGGACCAGGGCCTGTTGTCGACGCCGCCGTGGGCCTGGCCGTCCCGGTGA
- the rplJ gene encoding 50S ribosomal protein L10, giving the protein MANKEASVAELTEKFQSSTAVLLTEYRGLTVAQLKTLRKSISADATYAVVKNTLTKIAANNAGISSFDDELAGPSAIAFVHGDPVTVAKALRDFAKANPLLVVKGGYFDGNPLTAEEVGKLADLESREVLLAKLAGAVKASLFGAAYLFNAPLSKAVRTVEALREKQESAAE; this is encoded by the coding sequence ATGGCGAACAAGGAAGCCTCGGTTGCCGAACTCACGGAGAAGTTCCAGAGCTCGACCGCCGTTCTGCTGACCGAGTACCGCGGCCTCACTGTTGCTCAGCTCAAGACCCTGCGCAAGAGCATCAGTGCGGACGCAACCTACGCCGTGGTGAAGAACACGCTGACCAAGATCGCGGCGAACAACGCCGGCATCTCGTCGTTCGACGACGAGCTCGCCGGTCCGTCCGCGATCGCATTCGTGCACGGTGACCCGGTCACCGTCGCGAAGGCTCTTCGTGACTTCGCCAAGGCAAACCCTCTCCTCGTGGTCAAGGGCGGTTACTTCGACGGTAACCCGCTGACCGCTGAAGAAGTCGGCAAGCTCGCCGACCTCGAGTCCCGTGAAGTGCTGCTGGCCAAGCTTGCCGGCGCCGTCAAGGCCTCGCTGTTCGGAGCTGCCTACCTCTTCAACGCACCGCTCTCGAAGGCCGTTCGCACGGTCGAGGCGCTGCGCGAGAAGCAGGAGTCCGCGGCCGAGTAA
- the rplL gene encoding 50S ribosomal protein L7/L12: MAKLSNEELINAFKELTLIELSEFVKLFEETFEVTAAAPVAVAGPAAAGAAVEEVEEKTDFDVILEAAGDKKIQVIKTVRELTSLGLGEAKALVDGAPAAVLEGANKEAADKAKEALEAAGATVTLK, translated from the coding sequence ATGGCAAAGCTGTCAAACGAAGAACTGATCAACGCCTTCAAGGAGCTCACGCTCATCGAGCTCAGCGAGTTCGTCAAGCTGTTCGAGGAGACCTTCGAGGTCACCGCTGCTGCTCCCGTCGCCGTCGCCGGCCCGGCTGCTGCAGGCGCTGCTGTTGAAGAGGTCGAAGAGAAGACCGACTTCGACGTCATCCTCGAGGCTGCTGGCGACAAGAAGATCCAGGTCATCAAGACGGTCCGCGAGCTCACCTCGCTCGGCCTCGGCGAGGCCAAGGCTCTCGTCGACGGCGCTCCGGCTGCCGTCCTCGAAGGCGCCAACAAGGAAGCCGCTGACAAGGCGAAGGAAGCCCTCGAGGCTGCCGGCGCCACCGTCACGCTCAAGTAG
- a CDS encoding MarR family winged helix-turn-helix transcriptional regulator, which translates to MTENTTHSPLHTILGDLITASHRLTRLAAQATGSSESPAVWRTLSVLTTVGPVRVGELARQSRVSQPTMTKLVQSLDERDWIKRIADVDDHRAWLIAIAPKGTAALLAWRDELTDALEPAFTDLGDDDLAAIARTVEIIQERVAVEVASELTA; encoded by the coding sequence ATGACCGAGAACACCACGCATTCCCCCCTGCACACGATCCTCGGCGACCTCATCACGGCATCGCACCGGCTCACCCGCCTTGCCGCCCAGGCCACCGGATCCTCCGAATCACCAGCCGTCTGGCGCACGCTCTCCGTGCTCACCACGGTCGGGCCGGTCCGGGTCGGCGAACTGGCCCGACAGAGCCGCGTCTCGCAGCCCACCATGACCAAGCTCGTCCAGAGCCTCGACGAACGCGACTGGATCAAGCGCATCGCCGACGTCGACGACCACCGGGCCTGGCTCATCGCCATCGCCCCCAAGGGGACCGCGGCCCTGCTCGCCTGGCGCGACGAACTCACCGACGCCCTGGAGCCGGCCTTCACGGACCTGGGCGATGACGACCTCGCCGCCATCGCGCGAACGGTCGAGATCATCCAGGAACGCGTGGCCGTCGAGGTCGCCTCGGAGCTGACCGCATGA
- a CDS encoding MFS transporter produces MSRDTAAHPVTPIATSNAAGGHGHGGGLAGILHQPKAVWAVAFASVIAFMGIGLVDPILPAIAEDLQATPTQAEMLFTSYLLVTGVAMLFTSWLSSRIGAKRTLLIGLALVVVFALLAGLSDSVGAVIGFRAGWGLGNALFISTALATIVGAASGGRANAIILYEAALGLGIAVGPLLGGLLGGIGWKWPFFGTATLMAVGFIAIVVLLKTEGPKPTPLKLSAPFRALAIPSLGILAAAALFYNIGFFTLLAYSPFPLGLDAMGLGFTFFGWGVALAITSVFVAPLLTARMRRTSVIKLVLPLLALDLVVGGLLVESTAGLIVCIVVGGLLLGVMNTVLTEAVMEATDLPSNVASSAYSSVRFLGGAIAPPAAAEIAKLVSPAAPYYVAAGSIVVALLIVVIGRKHLARVDGPVESDVDEAIAITAADAS; encoded by the coding sequence ATGAGCCGGGACACCGCTGCGCACCCCGTCACCCCGATCGCCACTTCGAACGCCGCCGGTGGACACGGCCACGGCGGAGGGCTCGCCGGGATCCTCCACCAGCCGAAGGCCGTCTGGGCCGTCGCCTTCGCCAGCGTCATCGCGTTCATGGGCATCGGCCTCGTCGACCCGATCCTCCCCGCCATCGCCGAAGACCTGCAGGCGACCCCGACACAGGCCGAGATGCTCTTCACGAGCTACCTGCTGGTCACCGGTGTCGCGATGCTCTTCACGAGCTGGCTCTCGAGCCGGATCGGCGCCAAGCGCACCCTGCTGATCGGCCTCGCGCTCGTCGTGGTGTTCGCCCTGCTCGCCGGGCTGTCGGACTCCGTCGGCGCCGTCATCGGCTTCCGTGCCGGCTGGGGACTCGGCAACGCCCTGTTCATCTCGACCGCGCTGGCGACCATCGTCGGTGCGGCCAGCGGTGGTCGTGCGAACGCGATCATCCTCTACGAGGCGGCGCTCGGGCTCGGCATCGCCGTCGGCCCGCTCCTCGGCGGCCTCCTCGGCGGCATCGGGTGGAAGTGGCCGTTCTTCGGCACCGCGACCCTCATGGCCGTCGGGTTCATCGCGATCGTGGTCCTGCTGAAGACGGAGGGGCCGAAGCCGACGCCGCTGAAACTGTCCGCGCCGTTCCGTGCCCTGGCGATCCCGTCGCTCGGCATCCTCGCCGCGGCAGCGCTCTTCTACAACATCGGCTTCTTCACCCTCCTGGCGTACTCGCCGTTCCCGCTCGGGCTCGACGCGATGGGACTCGGGTTCACCTTCTTCGGGTGGGGCGTCGCGCTCGCGATCACGAGCGTCTTCGTGGCGCCGTTGCTCACCGCCCGGATGCGCCGGACCTCGGTCATCAAGCTGGTGCTGCCGCTGCTGGCACTCGACCTCGTGGTCGGCGGCCTCCTCGTCGAGTCGACGGCCGGTCTCATCGTCTGCATCGTCGTCGGCGGGCTCCTGCTCGGCGTGATGAACACCGTCCTCACCGAGGCCGTGATGGAGGCGACGGACCTGCCGAGCAACGTGGCGTCCTCCGCCTACTCGTCCGTGCGGTTCCTCGGGGGAGCGATCGCCCCGCCGGCCGCCGCGGAGATCGCGAAGCTCGTCTCGCCGGCCGCGCCGTACTACGTGGCCGCCGGGTCGATCGTGGTCGCCCTGCTCATCGTCGTCATCGGCCGCAAGCACCTCGCCCGGGTCGACGGGCCCGTGGAGAGCGACGTCGACGAGGCCATCGCGATCACGGCAGCTGACGCGAGCTGA
- a CDS encoding LacI family DNA-binding transcriptional regulator, whose translation MSGAISDVAALAGVSKATASRALTGRGYVSTETRERVVQAAATIGYVASPIAASLSTGRTLAIGVLTSFLNRWYFGEVLEGAESALRARGYDLTLHHLPPDAADRDRIFDSYLTNKRFDGMISIGIEASQDEIARLLANPRPLVSIGGNIRGAHSINIDDQAIGREATEHLITLGHTRIAHITGHDAELQTDTVHGRRLAGYLAAMEEAGLASTVHVLPAVHSLPGGYEAAAQLLRDARIRPTAVFASTDEVAIGIIIAARRLGITVPAELSVIGIDGHSYAEMFALTTFEQEPRAQGRRAVEILLQDLEEGRRPQDPDGEAGGDAVTEVQWPTRLMIRQTTTRPEGAE comes from the coding sequence ATGAGTGGTGCCATCAGTGATGTCGCGGCCCTCGCCGGCGTTTCGAAAGCGACGGCCTCGCGAGCGCTCACCGGACGCGGATACGTGTCGACCGAGACGCGCGAACGCGTCGTCCAGGCGGCGGCCACGATCGGCTACGTCGCGTCACCGATCGCCGCGAGCCTGTCCACCGGACGCACCCTGGCGATCGGGGTCCTCACCTCGTTCCTCAACCGCTGGTACTTCGGCGAGGTGCTCGAGGGGGCCGAGAGCGCACTGCGCGCCAGGGGCTACGACCTGACCCTGCACCACCTGCCGCCGGACGCCGCGGACCGCGACCGCATCTTCGACTCGTACCTCACGAACAAGCGCTTCGACGGCATGATCTCGATCGGCATCGAGGCCTCGCAGGACGAGATCGCCCGCCTGCTCGCGAACCCGAGGCCGCTGGTCTCGATCGGCGGGAACATCCGGGGAGCGCACTCGATCAACATCGACGACCAGGCGATCGGGCGGGAGGCGACGGAGCACCTCATCACGCTCGGGCACACCCGCATCGCGCACATCACCGGTCACGACGCCGAGTTGCAGACGGACACCGTCCACGGCCGACGGCTCGCCGGCTACCTGGCGGCGATGGAGGAGGCCGGCCTCGCCTCCACCGTGCACGTCCTGCCGGCGGTCCACTCGCTGCCCGGCGGCTACGAGGCCGCGGCCCAGCTGCTCCGCGACGCCCGGATCCGGCCGACGGCGGTCTTCGCGTCGACCGACGAGGTGGCGATCGGCATCATCATCGCCGCCAGACGCCTCGGGATCACCGTTCCGGCGGAGCTCTCGGTGATCGGCATCGACGGGCACTCCTACGCGGAGATGTTCGCGCTGACGACTTTCGAGCAGGAACCCAGGGCACAGGGTCGTCGCGCCGTCGAGATCCTGCTCCAGGACCTCGAGGAGGGCCGTCGCCCCCAGGACCCCGACGGCGAGGCCGGTGGCGACGCGGTCACCGAGGTGCAGTGGCCGACGCGGCTGATGATCCGACAGACCACGACACGGCCCGAAGGGGCGGAGTGA
- a CDS encoding ABC transporter substrate-binding protein produces the protein MSFIRTRRTALPLAVLAVAGVALTACSGGSGSSGGGDDDKTVTIYGTIADTEAELLEQSWADFEKESGITIKYESSKEFESQIGIRAQGGNPPDLAIFPQPGLLADLAKRDYLKPAPEGVTANVEKYWSKDWARYGTVNDTLYGAPLMASVKGLIWYQPSKFAEWGVEVPKTWDELLAVTKTIQEKTGAAPWCAGFGSGDASGWPGTDWIEDLVLRQQGPDVYDDWVANKVKFTDPKIKEAFDSAGEILKNPEYVNASFGDVTSINSTEFGDVAPALASGACALHHQASFFSGFLEDAGATVAPDGDVWAFVTPGIEEGETAVTGGGEIVGAFSDDESTVKVQEYLSSAEWANSRVKLGGVISANNGLDPANASTPILSQAIEILQDEKTTFRFDASDLMPGAVGAGTFWKGLVNWINGDETDQVLKDIEAGWPSAE, from the coding sequence ATGAGTTTCATTCGGACCCGCCGGACGGCCCTGCCGCTGGCCGTCCTGGCCGTCGCGGGCGTCGCGCTCACCGCCTGTTCAGGCGGATCCGGCAGCAGTGGCGGTGGCGACGACGACAAGACCGTCACCATCTACGGCACGATTGCCGACACCGAGGCGGAGCTGCTCGAGCAGAGCTGGGCCGACTTCGAGAAGGAGAGCGGCATCACGATCAAGTACGAGTCCTCCAAGGAGTTCGAGTCGCAGATCGGTATCCGCGCGCAGGGCGGCAACCCGCCCGACCTCGCGATCTTCCCGCAGCCCGGCCTCCTGGCCGACCTCGCCAAGCGCGACTACCTGAAGCCCGCTCCCGAGGGCGTCACCGCCAACGTCGAGAAGTACTGGTCGAAGGACTGGGCCCGCTACGGCACCGTCAACGACACCCTGTACGGCGCTCCGCTCATGGCGAGCGTCAAGGGTCTCATCTGGTACCAGCCGTCGAAGTTCGCCGAGTGGGGCGTCGAGGTCCCGAAGACCTGGGACGAGCTGCTCGCCGTGACGAAGACCATCCAGGAGAAGACCGGTGCGGCTCCCTGGTGCGCCGGCTTCGGCTCCGGCGACGCGTCGGGCTGGCCCGGCACGGACTGGATCGAAGACCTCGTCCTGCGTCAGCAGGGCCCGGACGTCTACGACGACTGGGTGGCCAACAAGGTCAAGTTCACCGACCCGAAGATCAAGGAAGCCTTCGACTCGGCCGGCGAGATCCTCAAGAACCCGGAATACGTCAACGCCAGCTTCGGTGACGTGACCTCGATCAACTCCACGGAGTTCGGCGACGTCGCCCCGGCACTCGCGTCCGGCGCTTGCGCGCTGCACCACCAGGCCTCGTTCTTCTCCGGCTTCCTCGAGGACGCCGGCGCGACCGTCGCTCCCGACGGTGACGTGTGGGCCTTCGTGACCCCCGGCATCGAAGAGGGCGAGACCGCCGTCACCGGTGGTGGCGAGATCGTCGGCGCGTTCAGCGACGACGAGAGCACCGTCAAGGTCCAGGAGTACCTGTCGAGCGCCGAGTGGGCGAACAGCCGCGTGAAGCTCGGCGGCGTCATCTCCGCCAACAACGGCCTCGACCCGGCCAACGCCTCCACGCCGATCCTCAGCCAGGCGATCGAGATCCTGCAGGACGAGAAGACCACGTTCCGCTTCGACGCCTCCGACCTGATGCCAGGTGCCGTCGGCGCCGGAACCTTCTGGAAGGGCCTCGTGAACTGGATCAACGGCGACGAGACCGACCAGGTGCTCAAGGACATCGAAGCCGGTTGGCCGTCCGCCGAGTAG
- a CDS encoding carbohydrate ABC transporter permease, protein MSGFLNWLGGLPPLAQIPIVVIAFAAVVALLLFFVDIAPRKGTLYTVIRLAFCVLVPVIVVLFFGSFLWAAAVAAVLGGVLFLLDYRSKKGVGYLVQLVGFLAPAFLLLLIGLILPTINTTIAAFMSASGKNFVGLNNFIWLFTQPSAIRTVVNTIIWVLLVPALSTAFGLAYAVFIDKSRGEKYFKILVFMPMAISFVGASIIWRFIYAYREADATQIGLLNQIVVWFGGTPVQWLQNEPWNTLFLIVVLIWVQTGFAMVVLSAAIKGVPTEQIEAAELDGTNGWQRFTNVIVPGIRSSLVVVVTTISIASLKVFDIVRTMTAGNNGTSVIANEMYTQFKNFENGRSAAFAVILFILVLPIVIYNARQIKKQREIR, encoded by the coding sequence ATGTCAGGTTTCCTCAACTGGTTGGGCGGACTCCCACCGCTCGCCCAGATCCCGATCGTCGTCATCGCCTTCGCCGCGGTGGTCGCCCTCCTCCTCTTCTTCGTGGACATCGCTCCGCGCAAGGGCACGCTCTACACGGTCATCCGCCTGGCGTTCTGCGTCCTGGTGCCCGTCATCGTCGTCCTGTTCTTCGGTTCCTTCCTCTGGGCCGCGGCCGTCGCCGCCGTCCTCGGCGGGGTGCTCTTCCTGCTCGACTACCGGTCGAAGAAGGGCGTCGGCTACCTCGTGCAGCTCGTCGGCTTCCTCGCACCCGCGTTCCTGCTGCTCCTCATCGGCCTCATCCTCCCGACGATCAACACCACCATCGCCGCGTTCATGTCGGCCTCGGGCAAGAACTTCGTCGGCTTGAACAACTTCATCTGGCTGTTCACCCAGCCGAGCGCCATCCGGACCGTCGTCAACACGATCATCTGGGTGCTCCTCGTCCCCGCGCTGTCGACGGCGTTCGGTCTCGCGTACGCGGTGTTCATCGACAAGTCCCGCGGCGAGAAGTACTTCAAGATCCTCGTCTTCATGCCGATGGCGATCTCCTTCGTCGGAGCGTCCATCATCTGGCGCTTCATCTACGCCTACCGCGAGGCGGACGCCACCCAGATCGGTCTGCTCAACCAGATCGTCGTGTGGTTCGGCGGCACCCCGGTGCAGTGGTTGCAGAACGAGCCGTGGAACACGCTGTTCCTCATCGTCGTGCTCATCTGGGTGCAGACCGGATTCGCGATGGTCGTCCTGTCCGCCGCGATCAAGGGCGTCCCGACCGAGCAGATCGAAGCCGCCGAGCTCGACGGCACCAACGGTTGGCAGCGCTTCACCAACGTCATCGTCCCCGGTATCCGCTCCTCGCTGGTCGTCGTCGTGACGACGATCTCGATCGCGTCGCTGAAGGTCTTCGACATCGTCCGCACCATGACCGCCGGCAACAACGGCACCTCGGTCATCGCGAATGAGATGTACACCCAGTTCAAGAACTTCGAGAACGGCCGGAGTGCGGCGTTCGCCGTGATCCTGTTCATCCTCGTGCTGCCGATCGTCATCTACAACGCGCGGCAGATCAAGAAGCAGAGGGAGATCCGATGA